From the Desulfovibrio sp. JY genome, one window contains:
- a CDS encoding AsmA family protein, giving the protein MRLRRLQRLIALVAISAALAVFVLPPVARQLIGAARLKTITEQTLSDALGRRVTITGDVSILFVPWFGLSMGPVAVADAPEFGDAPMLTARRVELTIRILPLLRRVVSPGSVRVRDLTLTLRRNTSGRANWDDLTAPRQTAATDAPGWEVAPEPRDVRLENATVTYDDAVTGRSLSVTKGNLKTGRNQPFNFSLSFLAAGFMTGGQLECHASGLASLNAATGSLGLDKTVVETILTVDHPVVPGGATPLRVASRLIAAYAPTTKTLTVTDLDARLPEARLTGTATLSDLPGDAKLATHLELSLDAQGKWRELLGLTPGEPPGSLVAAPAPDAAAPQPAGDSQARFSATEEHVPGKLSLAVDATADASGIALREATLSLPGRGRITAKAGLTFDQGPHLDATLAATDVDFDALPRPAGTASWSWPAPWPGYWPAKGVLDARIDLRHCRLAGLPMTDAHATLTGGGGLLRLYPVSIVLPGGMAALDVRIDAGPGGASPETPGSLGLDARAAVTPTPEAGKPAAPPSRLRLLGRLHAEGARGNIALQTPDPAQAAAVVGLAGLVPFAAPLNAQGTVTVTPGIGRAVAKAALTGISATIDSTALTGQITYDTDAAGTLGFDLAAEDLDLDRVAALSGASVAKGDSTDAMRAEGKLRLGRVSARGVAAKNVALGLTVAGGRMTGMLTGGELFGGKLSGKVETTPAGKIDASLVVAGINAARLPGVSPNGFSLSGTLTAKAGFAAQKSAKGKLTGISATLETDAAHLALGQGSSRQTLTVPKALLTLTGRDTGSGPDNTFGCDASLAVSQLAGFGLTDVKLTAAGPLLVEGTGKVRLPAPVKIEASALAKPGGSGKAVKLALAGPITPDASGGFSTGEMHFTAGGVPATVKVWRKGGESAPVNFSVETGALSPRKALADWGVALPADLPTDRLGKGTFAASGTASGRGLDVKRLSATVDDVTLAGSGTVPDYNPRRGKWDLTVNRLDWDAYFPHHPASGPPPLSELRKPLELDVLRSLALEAKIRLGWLKKGNVVFGSTTISADAKGGRFTYHQDCPHFYGGRFAADIRGDARDTALKTLVELKLESIEIARFLWDWAEGDTLGSGSGTFILAARTSGANEKELRDNLAGNASLQITRGTLKVREPASKSGVRPEPESIPFSVFSSSWQARGGVAHSDDFLIESPRMRVSGKGNVDLRDESINLSLAATLASGGQVPATIIGPLDNPKLTIDRSKMLGEIVYRVLQGIVSIPGKAVTRILQVR; this is encoded by the coding sequence ATGCGCCTGCGACGGCTGCAACGGCTGATCGCCCTGGTGGCCATAAGCGCCGCCCTGGCCGTGTTCGTCCTGCCGCCCGTGGCGCGGCAGCTTATCGGCGCGGCGCGGCTCAAGACCATCACCGAGCAGACCCTTTCCGACGCGCTGGGCCGGCGGGTGACCATCACCGGCGACGTCTCCATCCTGTTCGTGCCCTGGTTCGGCCTGTCCATGGGACCGGTGGCCGTGGCCGACGCCCCGGAATTCGGCGACGCGCCCATGCTCACGGCCCGGCGCGTGGAGCTGACCATCCGGATACTGCCGCTTCTGCGCCGGGTGGTGTCCCCGGGTTCGGTGCGGGTGCGCGACCTGACCCTGACCCTGCGGCGCAACACCTCGGGCCGCGCCAACTGGGACGACCTGACCGCGCCGCGCCAGACCGCCGCCACCGATGCCCCGGGCTGGGAAGTGGCCCCCGAACCCCGCGACGTGCGGCTGGAGAACGCCACCGTCACCTACGACGACGCCGTCACGGGCCGCAGCCTGTCCGTGACCAAGGGCAATCTCAAGACGGGCAGGAACCAGCCGTTCAATTTTTCCCTCTCCTTCCTGGCGGCAGGATTCATGACCGGCGGCCAGCTCGAATGCCACGCTTCGGGCCTGGCCTCGCTCAATGCCGCCACCGGCAGCCTGGGACTGGACAAGACCGTGGTGGAAACCATCCTGACCGTGGACCATCCCGTGGTTCCCGGCGGGGCGACGCCGCTACGCGTGGCCTCCCGGCTGATCGCCGCCTACGCCCCCACGACCAAAACGCTCACCGTGACCGACCTCGACGCACGGCTGCCCGAGGCGCGCCTGACCGGCACGGCCACGCTCTCCGACCTACCCGGCGACGCCAAGCTGGCCACGCACCTCGAGTTGTCCCTGGATGCCCAGGGGAAATGGCGCGAGCTGCTGGGGCTCACCCCGGGCGAGCCGCCGGGCAGCCTTGTGGCCGCGCCCGCCCCGGATGCCGCCGCGCCGCAACCCGCCGGCGACAGCCAGGCCAGATTTTCCGCCACGGAAGAGCACGTCCCGGGCAAGCTGTCCCTGGCCGTCGACGCCACGGCCGACGCCTCGGGCATCGCCCTGCGGGAGGCGACCCTGTCGCTGCCGGGCCGGGGACGCATCACGGCCAAGGCCGGTCTGACCTTCGACCAGGGGCCGCACCTTGACGCCACCCTGGCCGCCACGGACGTGGATTTCGACGCCCTGCCCCGGCCGGCGGGCACGGCCTCCTGGTCCTGGCCAGCGCCCTGGCCCGGCTACTGGCCGGCCAAAGGCGTTCTCGACGCCAGGATCGACCTGCGCCATTGCCGTCTGGCGGGACTCCCCATGACCGACGCCCATGCCACGCTGACCGGCGGCGGCGGGTTGCTGCGCCTGTATCCCGTCTCCATCGTCCTTCCCGGCGGCATGGCCGCCCTTGACGTGCGCATCGACGCCGGTCCGGGCGGCGCGTCCCCCGAAACGCCGGGGAGCCTGGGCCTCGACGCCCGGGCCGCCGTGACCCCGACCCCGGAGGCGGGCAAACCGGCCGCCCCGCCAAGCCGGCTGCGGCTGCTGGGACGCCTTCATGCCGAGGGGGCGCGCGGCAACATCGCGCTCCAGACCCCGGACCCGGCCCAGGCGGCGGCGGTTGTGGGGTTGGCCGGGCTCGTCCCCTTTGCCGCGCCGTTAAACGCCCAAGGGACCGTCACCGTCACCCCGGGCATCGGCCGGGCCGTGGCCAAGGCGGCCCTGACCGGGATTTCGGCCACCATCGACAGCACGGCACTCACCGGCCAGATCACCTACGACACGGACGCGGCGGGCACCCTCGGCTTCGACCTCGCCGCCGAGGACCTGGACCTGGACCGCGTGGCCGCTCTTTCCGGAGCCTCCGTCGCCAAAGGCGACTCGACGGATGCCATGCGGGCCGAGGGCAAACTGCGGCTGGGGCGCGTGTCGGCGCGGGGCGTCGCGGCCAAAAACGTCGCCCTGGGCCTGACGGTGGCCGGCGGCAGAATGACCGGCATGCTGACGGGAGGGGAGCTTTTCGGCGGCAAGCTTTCGGGCAAGGTCGAAACCACGCCGGCCGGCAAAATCGACGCCTCCCTGGTCGTGGCCGGGATCAACGCGGCGCGCCTGCCCGGCGTCTCGCCGAACGGCTTTTCCCTGTCCGGAACCCTCACGGCCAAGGCCGGGTTCGCGGCGCAAAAAAGCGCCAAAGGGAAGCTGACGGGCATTTCGGCCACTCTCGAAACCGACGCCGCCCATCTGGCCCTGGGCCAGGGCAGCAGCCGGCAGACGCTCACCGTGCCCAAGGCCCTGCTGACCCTGACCGGGCGCGACACGGGGTCCGGCCCGGACAACACGTTTGGCTGCGACGCCTCCCTGGCCGTCAGCCAGCTTGCCGGCTTCGGCCTGACCGACGTCAAGCTGACCGCCGCCGGGCCGCTGCTCGTGGAGGGGACGGGCAAGGTGCGCCTCCCCGCCCCGGTCAAAATCGAAGCCTCGGCCCTGGCCAAACCCGGCGGCTCCGGCAAGGCGGTCAAGCTCGCCCTGGCCGGGCCGATAACGCCCGACGCCTCCGGCGGTTTTAGCACCGGCGAGATGCATTTTACCGCCGGCGGCGTACCGGCCACGGTCAAGGTCTGGCGCAAGGGCGGCGAAAGCGCCCCCGTCAATTTTTCCGTGGAAACCGGTGCCCTCTCCCCGCGCAAGGCCCTGGCCGACTGGGGCGTGGCCCTGCCGGCCGATCTGCCGACCGATCGCCTGGGCAAGGGAACGTTCGCGGCATCCGGCACGGCTTCCGGTCGTGGCCTCGACGTCAAACGGCTCTCGGCCACTGTGGACGACGTGACCCTCGCCGGCAGCGGCACGGTGCCCGACTACAATCCCCGGCGCGGCAAATGGGACCTGACCGTGAACCGGCTGGACTGGGACGCCTATTTTCCCCACCACCCGGCTTCCGGCCCGCCACCGCTGTCCGAACTGCGCAAGCCCCTCGAGCTCGATGTGCTGCGAAGCCTGGCCCTGGAAGCCAAAATCCGACTCGGCTGGCTCAAAAAGGGCAACGTGGTCTTCGGGTCCACCACCATCAGCGCCGACGCCAAGGGGGGCCGGTTCACCTACCACCAGGACTGTCCGCACTTCTACGGCGGCCGGTTCGCCGCCGACATCCGGGGCGACGCCAGGGACACGGCGCTCAAGACCCTGGTCGAGCTCAAGCTCGAGAGCATCGAGATCGCGCGGTTTCTATGGGATTGGGCCGAGGGGGATACCCTTGGCTCCGGCAGCGGGACCTTCATTCTGGCCGCCCGCACCAGCGGGGCCAACGAAAAGGAGCTGCGCGACAATCTGGCCGGCAATGCCAGCCTGCAAATCACCCGGGGCACGCTCAAGGTGCGCGAGCCGGCTTCCAAGTCCGGCGTACGGCCCGAACCCGAAAGCATTCCCTTTAGCGTCTTCTCCTCGTCCTGGCAGGCCAGGGGCGGCGTGGCCCATAGCGACGATTTTCTCATCGAAAGCCCGCGCATGCGCGTCTCCGGCAAGGGCAACGTGGATCTGCGCGACGAGAGCATCAATTTAAGCCTCGCGGCCACCCTGGCCAGCGGCGGCCAGGTGCCGGCCACCATCATCGGCCCCCTCGACAACCCCAAGCTCACCATCGACCGCAGCAAGATGCTCGGCGAGATAGTCTACCGGGTGCTCCAGGGCATTGTCAGCATCCCCGGCAAGGCCGTCACCCGCATCCTGCAAGTCCGCTGA